The Brassica napus cultivar Da-Ae unplaced genomic scaffold, Da-Ae ScsIHWf_3051;HRSCAF=3852, whole genome shotgun sequence genome includes a region encoding these proteins:
- the LOC125602956 gene encoding putative F-box protein At3g22650, giving the protein MTSPSLPLELVEDVLYKIPIESLVRFKSVSKDWHALIKDKRFIYKLLDLSHERCILVGHKAIQLSSMKINNAPLCVPAPEKLHDYTLKAIIHCDGLLLCKCDEGGEHDNGRKLAVWNPFVSRLKWIEPSTYYKYFDVFAFGYDSVSRDNYKILRIDMGIKTEIYEFRSKLWRRVRATVDEYHRLCQAMSMNGNMYWVAQTKSNDSKIEFIQSFDFSTETFKPICVPEETDRFHGFTVHRVLLSGYGGDRLSLLQQHTHLKIEVWVTNKLTDGDVSWSNYFNVTLAHLPILPYRNDCRFLAYCIHKTKKIMLWVEEVDYNEAYVYTDVYVMGEGEIDKQVEATITRTLHDQSCNHVYVPSLVPVPD; this is encoded by the coding sequence ATGACTTCACCGTCACTGCCTTTAGAATTAGTAGAAGATGTACTTTACAAAATTCCGATCGAATCTTTGGTACGATTCAAATCCGTAAGCAAAGATTGGCACGCTCTCATCAAAGACAAGAGATTCATCTACAAGCTTTTGGATCTCTCCCATGAACGATGCATACTAGTCGGTCATAAAGCAATACAACTCTCCAGTATGAAGATCAATAACGCTCCCTTATGTGTACCAGCCCCAGAAAAGTTACACGATTATACCCTTAAAGCAATCATTCACTGTGACGGATTATTGCTATGTAAGTGTGATGAGGGAGGTGAGCATGATAATGGTCGAAAGCTCGCAGTTTGGAATCCGTTTGTGAGCCGACTCAAATGGATCGAACCCTCGACTTATTACAAATACTTTGATGTCTTTGCTTTTGGATACGACAGTGTATCTCGTGACAACTACAAGATCTTGAGGATCGATATGGGGATCAAAACTGAGATATATGAGTTTAGATCCAAACTCTGGAGAAGGGTTAGAGCTACTGTGGACGAATACCATAGACTGTGCCAAGCTATGTCTATGAATGGGAACATGTATTGGGTTGCTCAAACAAAGAGTAATGACTCCAAAATAGAATTCAtccaaagttttgatttttctaCAGAAACATTCAAGCCCATATGTGTTCCAGAGGAAACAGATCGTTTTCATGGGTTTACTGTTCATAGAGTACTCTTGTCAGGTTACGGGGGAGATAGGCTTTCTTTATTACAACAACATACACATTTGAAGATTGAGGTGTGGGTTACAAACAAGTTGACCGATGGGGATGTCTCGTGGAGCAACTATTTCAACGTAACTCTCGCTCATCTCCCAATATTACCCTACCGTAACGATTGTCGTTTTCTGGCATACTGCATCCACAAGACCAAAAAGATTATGTTATGGGTCGAGGAAGTAGATTACAACGAGGCATATGTGTACACAGATGTTTACGTAATGGGTGAGGGTGAGATAGACAAACAAGTTGAGGCCACAATAACGCGTACATTGCATGATCAATCTTGTAATCATGTATATGTTCCAAGCCTAGTTCCAGTTccagattaa